In the genome of Petrotoga miotherma DSM 10691, one region contains:
- a CDS encoding CBS domain-containing protein, producing MKAKEIMERDLTSLMEDEKVERFITVCRRHNLSALPIVTSDFRLVGYLSESGIIDASLPGYLKLMETTSFIPDSHKFFNGLKKILDRPVSDFMIKKPFKVYFDDTVLHVADVIIKNKLKVLPVVDDNERLVGVIRRIGLLSRTLSGEIEYEA from the coding sequence TTGAAAGCTAAAGAAATAATGGAGAGAGATCTAACATCTTTAATGGAAGATGAGAAAGTAGAGCGTTTTATTACTGTATGTCGAAGGCATAATTTATCTGCACTTCCCATAGTTACAAGTGATTTTAGACTGGTAGGGTATTTAAGCGAAAGCGGTATCATTGATGCCTCACTTCCGGGGTATTTGAAGCTCATGGAAACTACTTCTTTTATACCGGATAGCCATAAATTTTTTAATGGATTGAAAAAAATATTGGATCGTCCAGTATCTGATTTTATGATAAAAAAGCCATTTAAGGTTTACTTTGATGATACGGTTTTGCATGTGGCAGATGTAATTATAAAAAATAAGTTAAAGGTTTTGCCTGTCGTTGATGATAATGAAAGATTGGTAGGGGTTATTAGGAGAATAGGTTTACTTAGTAGAACATTGAGCGGTGAAATAGAATATGAAGCGTAA
- a CDS encoding 1-phosphofructokinase family hexose kinase — protein MEYDFLSVTLNPSLDREVIIDNFEVGNMYRIENPSNSKMEPGGKGINVSIMLSNLQIKSIVTGFLGGYIGNVIQSKLSAYDNITMNFVYSDEESRENIEIIDPLKEVITLINSKGPFINNEDYDHFLRRYKNSLSLVEHVVVSGSVPPGLKSSVYSDLMLEAKKRGKTTYMESFGPCFEEAILNNCPTVVRPDFRRKTEIFGKTLESIDDFIDASKKIIENGARLVVMSYQIFGDVITTNEGVWLFNPEEKIEKSHLFGAGDAFMSGILYYIINYNFNYFEAAKFGMASAISKTDYIEKKIGTLEDIKRSLNRFSIERLE, from the coding sequence ATGGAGTACGATTTTTTATCAGTCACTTTAAATCCTTCGTTGGATAGAGAAGTTATAATTGATAATTTTGAAGTAGGGAATATGTATAGAATAGAAAATCCTTCAAATTCCAAAATGGAACCAGGAGGTAAAGGTATTAACGTTTCAATAATGCTATCTAATTTACAAATAAAATCGATAGTAACAGGTTTTTTGGGGGGATACATAGGTAACGTTATTCAGAGCAAACTTTCAGCGTATGATAATATAACAATGAATTTTGTTTATTCAGACGAAGAAAGTAGAGAAAATATTGAAATAATAGATCCCTTAAAAGAAGTAATAACATTGATAAACAGTAAAGGTCCTTTTATTAACAATGAGGATTACGATCATTTTTTGAGGAGATACAAAAATTCTCTTTCATTAGTGGAACATGTCGTAGTGTCTGGGAGTGTTCCTCCAGGTTTGAAAAGTAGTGTTTATTCCGATTTGATGTTGGAAGCTAAGAAAAGAGGAAAAACTACTTACATGGAATCATTTGGCCCTTGTTTTGAAGAAGCTATTTTAAATAATTGTCCTACCGTTGTAAGACCAGACTTTAGAAGAAAAACAGAAATTTTTGGAAAAACTCTGGAAAGTATTGATGATTTTATTGATGCTTCAAAAAAAATTATAGAAAATGGTGCCAGATTAGTTGTTATGAGTTATCAGATTTTCGGTGACGTAATAACAACTAATGAGGGTGTGTGGCTTTTTAATCCGGAGGAAAAAATTGAGAAGTCACATCTTTTTGGGGCGGGGGATGCATTTATGTCGGGAATATTATACTACATAATAAATTATAATTTCAATTATTTTGAAGCTGCAAAATTCGGTATGGCTAGTGCCATTTCCAAAACGGATTATATAGAAAAAAAGATAGGAACTTTAGAAGATATAAAAAGAAGTTTAAATAGGTTTTCCATTGAAAGATTAGAATAA